One Roseimaritima multifibrata DNA window includes the following coding sequences:
- a CDS encoding glycosyltransferase family 4 protein has protein sequence MSNTPPKVALLHEWFDSYAGSERVVEQMLEVFPQADLFALCDFLKPEDREFLKGREVTTSFMQRLPFAKRTFRGFLPLMPLAVEQFCFDPFDVVLSSSHCVAHGALTRADQLHISYVHSPIRYAWDLQHQYLRESGLSWGIRSMIVRMILHYMRLWDRTAADRVDHYVANSHYVAKRVQKTYRRPCEVIYPPVDVEAFPLQTEKQDYFLTASRLVPYKRVDIVVEAFQKLPKQRLVVVGDGPDMEKIKRLAGSNVECVGYQSHAELRQWMQGARAFVFAADEDFGITPVEAQACGTPCIAYGVGGSLETIACGQTGLHFPQQTADSVVDAIERFVKDPNRFEPERIRQHAEQFSASRFQQQMQAFVHDRWQDHQRSMSLS, from the coding sequence ATGTCCAACACGCCCCCCAAAGTCGCTCTGCTACACGAATGGTTTGATTCCTATGCGGGATCCGAACGTGTTGTTGAGCAGATGCTGGAGGTCTTTCCGCAGGCGGATCTATTCGCACTATGTGATTTCCTCAAACCAGAGGATCGCGAATTCCTAAAGGGACGCGAGGTGACGACCTCGTTCATGCAACGATTGCCGTTTGCCAAACGGACCTTTCGAGGTTTTCTGCCGCTGATGCCGTTGGCCGTCGAGCAGTTCTGTTTTGACCCGTTTGACGTTGTCCTTAGCAGTAGTCACTGCGTGGCACACGGAGCCCTCACCCGCGCCGATCAATTGCACATCAGTTACGTCCACAGTCCGATTCGCTATGCCTGGGATTTGCAGCACCAATACCTGCGGGAAAGCGGGCTGTCCTGGGGTATCCGGTCGATGATCGTTCGTATGATCTTGCACTACATGAGACTTTGGGACCGGACCGCCGCCGATCGCGTCGACCACTATGTTGCCAATTCGCACTACGTCGCCAAACGTGTTCAAAAAACCTACCGGCGTCCCTGCGAGGTCATCTACCCACCGGTCGACGTGGAAGCGTTTCCACTGCAAACCGAAAAGCAGGACTACTTCCTAACAGCTTCCAGACTGGTTCCCTACAAGCGAGTCGACATCGTTGTCGAAGCTTTCCAGAAACTGCCCAAGCAACGCTTAGTGGTTGTCGGCGATGGCCCCGACATGGAAAAAATCAAACGTTTAGCAGGAAGCAATGTGGAGTGTGTCGGTTACCAATCCCACGCGGAACTGCGTCAGTGGATGCAAGGGGCCCGCGCGTTCGTGTTTGCCGCGGATGAAGATTTTGGAATCACCCCCGTCGAAGCCCAAGCATGCGGCACCCCCTGCATCGCTTACGGAGTGGGCGGGTCCCTGGAAACCATTGCATGCGGTCAAACCGGCCTGCACTTTCCACAGCAAACGGCCGACTCGGTCGTCGACGCGATCGAAAGGTTCGTTAAAGATCCTAACCGGTTCGAACCCGAACGGATCCGCCAGCACGCGGAGCAATTTTCGGCGTCTCGTTTCCAACAACAGATGCAAGCGTTCGTTCACGACCGCTGGCAAGACCATCAACGATCGATGTCACTGAGTTAG
- a CDS encoding Gfo/Idh/MocA family protein, protein MPQPNLLNRRQALLAGGVAATAVVGSRALQAAANDRLRVAFIGVGGRGGSNLAAITSSGQVDVVAVCDVDSRATDRMAERHPKAQRFQDFRKLYDAVGNQIDAAVVSTTEHTHAYATMPALLLGKHVYCEKPLAYNVAETRRVTEAAAEAGVVTQMGTQIHAGNNYHRVVELIQSGAIGDVSEAHVWVSRAWGLQSKEDAAKHKDRLFIDARPTEAMTPPDYFDWDLWLGPAPNRPYNSAYFPGPNWYRWWDFGNGTMSDLGSHWNDLPYWALKLDAPKTIEAFGLPPHPEIAPASMTAVYEYGARGDMPPVQLSWYQGTDKPELWKQKAIPQWGSGVLFVGSKGMLLSDYGKHVLLPEANFTDFQPPAPFVPDSPGHHQEWLNACLGEGQTASPFSYAGPLTEANHLGNVAYRVGKKISWDPKRMECPGVPEANPFLRREPREGWSLG, encoded by the coding sequence ATGCCTCAACCCAATCTTTTGAATCGCCGTCAGGCACTGCTTGCCGGCGGCGTTGCCGCAACCGCCGTGGTCGGAAGCCGTGCACTGCAAGCGGCAGCCAATGACCGGCTTCGCGTCGCATTTATTGGGGTTGGTGGTCGAGGTGGTTCGAATCTGGCAGCGATCACCTCTTCGGGGCAGGTTGATGTTGTCGCGGTTTGCGACGTCGATTCGCGAGCGACCGACCGAATGGCCGAACGGCATCCGAAGGCGCAGCGATTTCAGGATTTTCGGAAACTGTACGACGCGGTTGGCAATCAAATCGACGCCGCTGTGGTCAGCACTACCGAGCACACGCATGCCTACGCGACGATGCCTGCCCTGCTGCTGGGAAAACATGTCTACTGCGAAAAACCTTTGGCATACAACGTCGCCGAGACTCGCCGAGTCACCGAGGCTGCAGCGGAAGCTGGAGTCGTGACGCAAATGGGAACTCAGATCCACGCTGGCAACAATTACCATCGAGTCGTGGAATTGATCCAGAGCGGCGCGATCGGTGACGTTAGCGAAGCACACGTTTGGGTTTCCAGGGCATGGGGATTGCAAAGCAAGGAGGACGCGGCGAAGCACAAAGACCGTCTGTTCATCGATGCCCGTCCGACGGAAGCGATGACGCCACCGGATTACTTTGACTGGGACCTGTGGTTGGGGCCAGCTCCGAATCGGCCCTACAATTCCGCTTACTTCCCCGGCCCCAATTGGTATCGCTGGTGGGATTTTGGAAACGGAACCATGTCGGACCTTGGCAGTCACTGGAATGATCTGCCGTACTGGGCGCTGAAGTTGGATGCGCCGAAAACCATCGAAGCCTTCGGCTTGCCGCCGCATCCCGAAATTGCTCCCGCATCGATGACTGCGGTTTACGAGTATGGCGCCCGAGGCGACATGCCACCGGTTCAACTGAGTTGGTACCAGGGGACCGACAAACCGGAATTGTGGAAACAGAAAGCGATCCCACAGTGGGGCAGCGGCGTTTTGTTTGTCGGTTCCAAGGGGATGTTGTTATCCGATTATGGAAAGCACGTACTGTTGCCCGAAGCCAATTTTACCGATTTCCAGCCACCCGCCCCGTTTGTTCCCGATTCTCCTGGTCATCACCAAGAATGGTTGAACGCTTGCTTGGGCGAAGGACAGACGGCCAGTCCGTTCTCCTATGCAGGGCCTTTGACCGAAGCCAACCATCTAGGGAATGTCGCTTATCGAGTCGGCAAGAAAATCAGCTGGGACCCGAAACGTATGGAGTGCCCAGGGGTACCTGAAGCGAATCCGTTCCTCCGCCGTGAACCACGTGAGGGCTGGTCCTTAGGCTAG
- a CDS encoding endonuclease/exonuclease/phosphatase family protein — MNLLIGLQWTMVALLTCLVGGTLVNLSRHPHWFIRGWDFPRLQIVLLAILILAIYLVCGWQLGNLWRTVDVAVVVTASSLIALHTFRIFAYTPLAPRQVLRTRRPDDRRTIRVVVSNVEMENEQHSLWLETVRQADPDVVIAIETNQRWVDQVSGHFSDYPYQVLQPQENWYGMSLFSRFPLESSEVRFLVQSDIPSIHVHARMSCGQIIRICGVHPRPPEPLRNNSSSHRDAELVLLAEELQEASLSAIVAGDLNDVAWSATTRLFLKRSSLLDPRRGRGFFNSFHAAHWWFRFPLDHVFHSREFSLRRVQRLGYVGSDHFPILAELQYDPVHQHEQAPLESEAEDENFRDEIIERELQTDGSEIPNEIAEEFKPNEK, encoded by the coding sequence ATGAATTTGTTGATCGGTCTGCAATGGACAATGGTTGCCCTCCTTACCTGCTTGGTGGGAGGGACTCTTGTCAATTTAAGTCGACACCCGCACTGGTTCATTCGCGGCTGGGATTTTCCTCGCCTGCAAATTGTTCTTTTGGCAATCCTGATTCTGGCCATCTACTTGGTGTGTGGATGGCAGTTGGGGAACCTTTGGCGGACGGTTGATGTCGCGGTTGTCGTGACGGCTAGCAGTTTGATTGCTTTGCATACCTTCCGCATCTTTGCTTACACGCCGCTTGCGCCGCGGCAGGTGTTGCGAACCCGACGACCCGATGATCGTCGTACGATTCGAGTGGTGGTGTCGAATGTCGAAATGGAAAATGAGCAGCACTCTTTGTGGCTGGAAACGGTTCGCCAAGCGGACCCGGATGTTGTGATCGCAATTGAGACCAACCAACGCTGGGTGGATCAGGTTTCAGGCCATTTCTCGGATTACCCTTATCAGGTGCTTCAGCCGCAGGAAAACTGGTACGGGATGTCTCTCTTTTCCAGATTTCCCTTGGAATCAAGCGAGGTCCGATTTCTCGTGCAGTCGGACATCCCCTCGATTCATGTGCACGCCCGAATGTCTTGCGGCCAGATCATTCGAATTTGTGGCGTCCATCCCCGCCCACCCGAACCTCTTCGTAATAATTCGTCGTCGCACCGGGATGCGGAACTGGTCCTGCTGGCCGAGGAATTGCAGGAGGCTAGTCTGTCGGCGATTGTCGCCGGCGATTTAAACGATGTGGCTTGGTCGGCGACGACGCGACTTTTTCTGAAACGAAGTTCGTTGCTGGATCCACGCCGCGGACGTGGTTTTTTTAATAGTTTTCATGCCGCCCATTGGTGGTTTCGTTTCCCGCTTGACCATGTCTTTCATTCCAGGGAATTCAGCTTGCGCCGCGTGCAGCGGCTGGGCTATGTAGGCTCGGATCACTTTCCCATATTAGCGGAACTTCAGTACGATCCGGTCCACCAGCATGAGCAAGCTCCTTTAGAGAGCGAAGCCGAAGACGAGAATTTTCGCGATGAAATTATCGAACGAGAACTCCAGACCGATGGCTCGGAAATACCCAACGAGATTGCTGAAGAGTTTAAACCCAACGAAAAATGA